GGCGGTTCGAAAACCATGCGCGAGTCGTTCCCTTCGTGCTGTCCGCGGTGCGTGCCCTGCACGGGTCACGCCGTCGGCGCCGCCAAGGGCGGGGCCGTGCCGGCCCGCTCGGCGAGCCCAGGGAAGGCTACGCTCTCGCCGCGCCAGCGCACCGCCCGCACCGCCGCCTCCCGCAGCGCCTCGGCGGCCAGGGCCCGCCGCCCGCCACCCGCCGCCCGCACCAGGTCCGCGTACACGGCGGCCACCCGGTCCTCCAGCTCGGCGGCGAGCCGCACGGCCGCCGCCGCGTCCGGCACCGGGAAGGGCAGCGTGTACCCGGCGGCCGCCGCCACGGGCCTGCCCCCCACGTCCTTCACCTCGCGCACCAGCGCGTCCCTGCGCGCCCGGTGCGCGTCGTACGCCGTCCGCGCCTCGGCACGCTGCCCCTCGCCGATCCGCCCGCCGACCACGCCGTAGCCGTACACCGCCGCATGCTCGGCCGCCAGCGCCGCCTGGAGGGCCCGCAGCTCCCGGTCCTTCGCCTCGCTCACGCGCCACCCTCCGTCAGCAGATACACGTGCGCCGCCCCGGCCGCCGCCACCGAGGCCAGCAGCCGCGCCAGCTCGCCCGGCGCGTCGAGCAGCGCCGTGGCCCGCCGGTCGGCGAGTTCCCGCTCCGCGGCGGCGAGGGCGGCCAGCGCGTCCTTGTCGTCGCCCGGCACGGCGGCGGCCGAGGGGGAGGCGGAAGCGGAAGAGGGAGAGGGAGTGGAGGGGGAAGAGGGAGACGCCTTCCGGCCCGGGCCCCCTTCGAAGGCCTGCGCATGCCGTACGGCCTCCGCCCGCAGCGGCCGCAGCCGCTCCGCGAGCCCCGGGTGGGCGGCGATCACGGCGTCGTACCGCTCCACCAGCCCCTCACTGTCCCGCGCCGCACGCGCGCGTGCCCGGCGCTCGGCCGCCGACGGGCCGTCCTCCGGGCCGCCGGGGTCCTCGCCGCCGGCGGTGCAGCCCGCCAGGACGAGGGCCGCCGGACCAACGGCGAGCAGACTCCTTCTGCGCGGCCCCGAGCGGGCGCGCGGCGATGAGGGGAACGGCACGTCAGACGTCCTCGGGGGCTCGTACGAGAAAGAAGCGACTCCAGGGGCTGAACGCCCGTGATCACGGTACCCGGGCCCCCGCCCAGGACCACTCAGCGGCACCGTTCGTCACCGGGTGGACGGCAACACACCCCGCGACCGGATACCCTTTGACCAGACACGCGACCCATCCCACAACAGCACACGCGGCCGAGGAGTCACCCGGATGAGCACCACCCAGAGCGAGAGGCTGCGAGGACTGCTGGAACCGCTCGTCGCATCCCAGGGCCTGGATCTCGAAGAGATCGAAGTGGACTCCGTAGGACGCAAGCGTGTGCTGCGCGTCGTCGTCGACTCGGACACGGGCGCCGACCTTGACCAGATCGCCGATGTGAGCCGCGCGCTCTCGGCGAAGCTCGACGAGACGGACGCGATGGGCGAGGGGGAGTACACCCTCGAGGTCGGCACCCCGGGCGCGGAGCGCCTCCTCACGGAACACCGGCATTACGTCCGCGCCACGGACCGGCTGGTGAAGTTCCAGCTGGCCGAGGGCGGCGAGCTGGTCGCCAGGATCATCGAGGTCGACGACGAGGGCGTCGACACCGAGGTGCCCGGGGTCAAGGGCCGCAAGGCCACCGCGCGCAGACTCGCCTTCGACGACATCGTCCGGGCGCGTGTCCAGGTCGAGTTCAGCCGCAAGGACAAGAAGGAAGAGGAGGCGTAGCCGTGGACATCGACATGAGTGCCCTGCGGGGCTTGGTTCGGGAGAAGGAGATCTCCTTCCCCCTGCTGGTCGAGGCGATCGAGTCGGCCCTCCTCATCGCCTACCACCGCACCGAGGGAAGCCGCCGCCACGCGCGCGTGGAGCTCAACCGGGAGACCGGCCATGTGACCGTGTGGGCGAAGGAGGACCCCGACGACCTCGAGGAGGGCCAGGAGCCCCGCGAGTTCGACGACACCCCGTCCGGTTTCGGCCGTATCGCCGCCACCACGGCCAAGCAGGTCATCCTGCAGCGCCTGCGCGACGCCGAGGACGACGCGACGCTCGGCGAGTACGTCGGCCGTGAGGGCGACATCGTCACCGGCGTGGTCCAGCAGGGCCGCGACCCGAAGAACGTGCTCGTCGACATCGGCAAGCTCGAGGCCATCCTGCCGGTCCAGGAGCAGGTGCCGGGCGAGACTTACCCGCACGGCCTGCGGCTGCGGTCGTACGTCGTCCGGGTGGCCAAGGGCGTCCGCGGCCCGTCCGTGACGCTGTCCCGGACGCACCCCAACCTGGTGAAGAAGCTCTTCGCCCTGGAGGTGCCGGAGATCGCCGACGGGTCGGTCGAGATCTCCGCGATCGCCCGTGAGGCCGGTCACCGCACGAAGATCGCCGTACGGTCCACGCGGTCCGGCCTGAACGCCAAGGGCGCCTGCATCGGCCCCATGGGCGGCCGCGTGCGCAACGTGATGGGCGAGCTGAACGGTGAGAAGATCGACATCGTCGACTGGTCGGACGACCCGGCCGAGATGGTGGCGAACGCGCTCTCCCCGGCCCGCGTCTCCAAGGTGGAGATCGTGGACATGGCGACCCGGTCGGCCCGGGTGACCGTGCCCGACTACCAGCTGTCCCTGGCCATCGGCAAGGAAGGGCAGAACGCCCGCCTCGCGGCCCGGCTGACCGGCTGGCGGATCGACATCCGGCCGGACACCGAACCGGCCGCGGACCGGACCGGGGAATAGATCCAAGCCGCGGGTCGTTCAGATCACGACAGGTTCGGGCGCGGCAACTGTTCGAATCCTGCCCCAAAGGGGTGAGGCGCCTACGGGGAGGTAGACTTAACGGTGTCTGGCCGGACGCGCACCCGAGCATGCCCTGAACGCACCTGTGTGGGGTGTCGGGAGCGAGTGGCCAAGGCCGATCTGTTGCGGATCGTGGCGGTCGAGGACGCATGCGTCCCTGATCCACGCGGTACGCTGCCCGGCCGGGGTGCGTATGTGCATCCCACACCGGTCTGTCTTGACCAGGCGGTTCGCCGCCGGGCGTTCCCGAGGGCACTGCGCGTCCCGGGAGCGCTCGACACAAAGGCGTTGCGCCGATACGTCGAGCAGACAACAGTTGCCGATCAGGCAACACGGTAAGAACGTGCCGCACGGAGCCCCGTGCGGTGTAGGTACCTCGCGAGTCGAAAGCAGGTCGAGATTGCGATGAGCACTCGATGAGTACGCGATGAGTACGCCCATGAACTAGCGACGGTCCGGCTTCACCCGGACCTCAAAGGAGCGAAGTGGCTAAGGTCCGGGTCTACGAACTCGCCAAGGAGTTCGGTGTAGAGAGCAAGGTCGTCATGGCCAAGCTCCAGGAGCTCGGTGAATTCGTCCGTTCGGCGTCTTCGACCATCGAAGCGCCCGTTGTACGCAAGCTGACGGACGCCCTCCAGCAAGGCAACGGAGGCGGCAAGTCCGCCCCCGCACGCAAGGCTGCCCCGGCGAAGCCGGCAGCCCCCTCTCCGGCGCAGGCTGCCCGTCCGGCCGCCCCGCGCCCGCCGGCCCCCAAGCCGGCAGCCGCCGAGAAGCCCGCGGCTCCGGCCGCACCGGCCGCTTCCGGCCCCCGTCCCACTCCGGGCCCGAAGCCCGCGCCGCGGCCCGCCCCGGCGTCCCCGGCTCCGACCACGCCCGAGTTCACGGCACCCCCGTCGGCTCCCGCCGCGCCGGCCTCCGGGCAGGGCTCCTCGCAGGGCTCCGGCCCGCGTCCGGGCGCCCCGCGTCCGGCCGGCCAGGCGCCGCGTCCGGGTGCTCCTCGCCCGGGTGGTTCCGGCCAGGGTGGTCAGGGCCGTGGTGACCGTGGCGACCGTCCCGGCGCCTCGCGTCCGGGTGGCGGCGCCCCGCGTCCGGGTGCCCGTCCGGCGGGTCCCCGTCCGGGCAACAACCCCTTCACCTCTGGTGGCTCCACCGGCATGGCGCGCCCGCAGGCGCCCCGTCCGGGCGGTGCCCCGCGTCCGGGCGGCCCCGGTGCCCCCGGTGGCGCCCCGCGTCCGCAGGGCCAGGGCCAGGGCGGTCCCCGTCCCCAGGGCGCGGCGGGCGGTCCCCGTCCGCAGGCTCCGGGCGGCGCTCGTCCCACGCCGGGCGGCATGCCCCGTCCGCAGGGTGGCGGCCCGCGTCCCGGCGGCGGTCCCGGCGGTCCGCGTCCGAACCCCGGCATGATGCCGCAGCGTCCGGCTGCCGGTCCGCGTCCCGGTGGCGGTGGCCCCGGTGGCCGCGGTCCCGGTGGCGGCGGCCGTCCCGGTGGTGGCGGCGGCGGTCGTCCGGGTGGCGGCGGCTTCGCCGGTCGTCCCGGTGGCGGTGGCGGCGGTTTCGCCGGTCGTCCCGGTGGTCCCGGTGGCGGTGGCGGCGGTTTCGCCGGCCGTCCGGGTGGTCCCGGTGGCGGCGGCGGTCGTCCCGGCTTCGGTGGTCGTCCCGGTGGTCCGGGCGGTCGTGGTGGCACGCAGGGCGCCTTCGGTCGTCCCGGCGGTCCCGCGCGTCGTGGGCGCAAGTCGAAGCGGCAGAGGCGCCAGGAGTACGAGGCCATGCAGGCCCCGTCGGTCGGCGGCGTGATGCTGCCTCGCGGCAACGGCGAGACCGTTCGCCTGTCGCGCGGTGCGTCGCTCACCGACTTCGCGGAGAAGATCAACGCCAACCCGGCGTCGCTCGTCGCGGTCATGATGAACCTCGGCGAGATGGTCACGGCCACGCAGTCCGTCTCCGACGAGACGCTCCAGCTCCTCGCCGACGAGATGAACTACACGGTTCAGATCGTCAGCCCGGAGGAGGAGGACCGCGAGCTCCTGGAGTCCTTCGACATCGAGTTCGGCGAGGACGAGGGCGACGAGGAGGACCTGGTGGTCCGCCCGCCGGTCGTCACCGTCATGGGTCACGTCGACCACGGTAAGACCCGGCTGCTCGACGCCATCCGCAAGACGAACGTCATCGCGGGCGAGGCCGGCGGCATCACCCAGCACATCGGTGCCTACCAGGTCGCGACCGAGGTCAACGACGAAGAGCGCAAGATCACCTTCATCGACACCCCGGGTCACGAGGCGTTCACCGCCATGCGTGCCCGTGGTGCGCGGTCGACCGACATCGCGATCCTGGTCGTCGCGGCCAACGACGGCGTCATGCCGCAGACGGTCGAGGCGCTCAACCACGCCAAGGCGGCCGACGTCCCGATCGTCGTCGCGGTCAACAAGATCGACGTCGAGGGTGCCGACCCGACCAAGGTGCGCGGTCAGCTCACCGAGTACGGGCTGGTGGCCGAGGAGTACGGCGGCGAGACGATGTTCGTCGACATCTCCGCCAAGCAGGGTCTGCACATCGACTCCCTGCTGGAGGCCGTGATCCTCACGGCCGACGCCTCGCTCGACCTGCGGGCCAACCCGCACCAGGACGCGCAGGGCATCGCGATCGAGTCCCGTCTCGACCGCGGCCGCGGTGCCGTGTCGACGGTCCTCGTCCAGCGCGGCACGCTGCGGGTCGGCGACACCATGGTGGTCGGCGACGCGTACGGCCGAGTCCGGGCGATGCACGACGACAACGGCAACCTCGTCACCGAGGCGGGCCCGTCGACGCCGGTCCAGGTCCTGGGCCTGACCAACGTCCCGGGTGCGGGCGACAACTTCCTCGTGGTCGACGAGGACCGTACGGCCCGTCAGATCGCGGAGAAGCGTGCGGCGCGCGAGCGCAACGCGGCCTTCGCGAAGCGCACGCGCCGTGTGTCGCTGGAGGACCTGGACAAGGTGCTCAAGGCCGGCGAGGTCCAGCAGCTGAACCTGATCATCAAGGGTGACGCTTCCGGTTCCGTCGAGGCTCTCGAGTCCTCCCTGCTCCAGCTGGACGTCGGCGAAGAGGTCGACATCCGCGTCCTGCACCGCGGCGTCGGTGCGGTCACGGAGTCCGACATCGACCTGGCGATGGGCTCGGACGCCATCGTGATCGGCTTCAACGTGCGCGCCGCCGGGCGTGCGCAGCAGATGGCCGAGCGCGAGGGCGTGGACGTCCGCTACTACTCGGTCATCTACCAGGCGATCGAGGAGATCGAGGCGGCCCTCAAGGGCATGCTCAAGCCGGAGTACGAAGAGGTCGAGCTCGGTACGGCGGAGATCCGCGAGGTCTTCAAGTCGTCCAAGCTGGGCAACATCGCGGGTGTTCTCATCCGTTCCGGCGAGGTCAAGCGGAACACCAAGGCCCGCCTCATCCGCGACGGCAAGGTCGTCGCGGAGAACCTCAACATCGAGGGCCTGCGTCGTTTCAAGGACGACGTCACCGAGATCCGCGAAGGGTTCGAGGGCGGTATCAACCTCGGCAACTTCAACGACATCAAGGTCGACGACGTCATCGCGACGTACGAGATGCGCGAGAAGCCGCGGGTGTAACACCCACGGCACCCGGACCGGCCGACGCGGCATCGCCGCGTCGGCCGGCTGGCCGTTTGTCTCCCCCGCGGAACAGACTCGGTGCACCCGCCGGGGTGCCTCGGCGCCCCGGCGGGCGCACAGGGGCGAAGTCCCGCGAGGGGTGCTGGCGTGAGGCCCCGCAAGGGGTGCTGGAGTGAAGCCCCGCAAGGGGTGCAGGGGACGCAGTCCCCGCCGGGGTCTGGGGCGGAGCCCCAGGGGGCAGGGCCTCCTGGCCAACCGTGTCGGGCGGGTGGGTGGGCAAAGGAAAACCCCATCGAGCCACCGGCAGGTACGCGGTACCGTTCTTGATGTCCCTGCCCCAACCCGCAGGGCCATCGATCCCGTACCGGCGGGTCATCCGGATACACATGTACGTGGGGACGCTGTCCTTCGACCTGCTCCTCGGCGACGTACGGTCGCTGAAGGAGAAGCGCTCCGTCGTCCGCCCCATCGTCGCCGAGCTCCAGCGCAAGTACGCGGTGAGCGCGGCCGAGGTGGATCACATGGACCTCCACCGCAGGGCCGTCGTCGGCCTCGCGCTGGTGTCCGGTGACGCGGCGCACGTGAGCGATGTACTCGACCGGTGCGAACGGCTGGTCGCCGCCCGCCCCGAGGTGGAGCTGCTGTCCGTCAGGCGGCGCTTCCACGGCGAAGACGACTGACGAACCGAGAACGACCCAGACAGGAAAGAACGGGAGACGGACCAGTGGCCGACAACGCGCGGGCCAAGAGGCTGGCGGACCTCATCCGGGAAGTGGTGGCCCAGAAGCTGCAACGCGGGATCAAGGACCCGCGGCTCGGCTCTCACGTCACCATCACGGACACGCGGGTCACGGGTGATCTGCGGGAGGCGACCGTCTTCTACACCGTGTACGGGGACGACGAGGAGCGGAACGCGGCCGCAGCCGGCCTGGAGAGCGCCAAGGGCGTCCTGCGCTCCGAGGTCGGCCGGGCCGCCGGTGTGAAGTTCACGCCGACCCTGACCTTCGTCATGGACGCCCTCCCGGACACCGCCCGGAACATCGAGGACCTCCTCGACAAGGCGCGCCAGTCCGACGAGAAGGTGCGCGAGGCATCAGCGGGTGCGAAGTACGCCGGCGACGCCGACCCGTACCGCAAGCCGGACGAGGACGACGAGACGGACGACACCACCGAATGACCCAGAAGCACACCACGCCCGACGGCCTCGTCATCGTCGACAAGCCGTCGGGCTTCACTTCGCACGACGTCGTCGCCAAGATGCGCGGCATCGCCAGAACGCGACGCGTCGGGCACGCCGGTACCCTCGACCCGATGGCGACGGGCGTCCTCGTCCTCGGCGTCGAGAAGGCCACGAAGCTCCTCGGCCATCTCGCACTGACCGAGAAGGAGTACCTGGGCACGATCCGGCTCGGGCAGAACACCCTCACCGACGACGCCGAGGGGGAGATCACCTCCGCGACGGACGCCTCCGGGGTCACCCGCGACGCCATCGACGCCGGCATCGCCAAGCTGACCGGCGAGATCATGCAGGTGCCGTCCAAGGTCAGCGCCATCAAGATCAACGGCGTGCGGTCCTACAAGCGGGCCCGGGACGGCGAGGAGTTCGACATCCCGGCCCGGCCCGTCACGGTCTCATCCTTCGGCGTGTACGACGTCCGGGAGGCCGTCGCGGAGGACGGCACGCCTGTACTCGACCTGGTCGTCTCGGTCGTCTGCTCCTCCGGCACGTACATCCGGGCCCTGGCCCGCGACCTGGGCGCCGACCTCGGCGTCGGCGGGCATCTCACCGCCCTGCGGCGCACCCGCGTCGGCCCCTACAAGCTGGACGCGGCCCGCACCCTCGACCAGCTCCAGCAGGAGCTGACCGTGATGCCGATCGCCGAGGCCGCCGCGGCCGCGTTCCGCCGCTGGGACGTCGACACCCGGCGCGCCCGGCTGCTCACCAACGGCGTACGGCTGGACATGCCCGAGGAGTACGCGAACTCCGGCTCCGTCGCCGTCTTCGACCCGGAGGGCCGCTTCCTCGCCCTCGTCGAGGAGCATCGGGGCAAGGCCAAGAGCCTGGCCGTCTTCGGCTGACAGCACACCGGGACCGTCCGCCCGTGGAGCGGCGACCACGGGGTACCCCCACTGCCGCCGCTCCACGGTCCCCCCTCGATTCCCCCACCCCTAGGGTGTATCCAGCCGCTCGCGTTCATTCACCCGTCCGTGCAGGCGCTCGGAGTGAACCGGGGGAGCGGAGGGGGGCGCTTTCGCCGAGCGACCTGTCCCGCTGATCACCTCGCCCCTACCGTCGAACGCAAGGGCACGGGTGTACGGCGGGGAGGCTCGACGATGACGTCGCGGAACCGGTCCGGGGAGACACACGACAGCGCGGCAGACTCCCCGGACCGCCCCGGAACAACGCAGCAGACGACCGAGGCAGCCGACGGCGGGGCACCCGGCCCGGCCCTCGTCCGGATCCACGACCTCGCCGGCCGCCCCCGCGGCACCGGCTTCCTGGCCGACCACCACGGCACGCTCGTCACCAGCCACGAGGCGGTCGACGGCCTGCCCCGGCTCGTCCTGCACGGGGCCGGGGACCGCCGCCGGGTCGTGTCCGCCGACGCGGTGATCCCGCTGCCCGCCCTCGGCCTGGCCCTCGTACGGACCGAGGGCCTCGGCGTGCCGCCACTGCCCGTCACCGTGCGGGGCGGGGCCGGGACGGGCGCCTATGTGCGGATCGCCGCCGACGGCTGGCGCGAGGCCAGGGTGCTCGGCTCGACCGCTGTGACGTACACGGCCACGGCCCGCCTCCACCGCCTCGACGGCGCGCTGGAGCTGGCGGTCGGCACGGCGGGGCGGGACGCGCTGCGGCTGGGCGGCGGAGCGGCCGGCGGCCCGGTGCTCGATGCCGCGACCGGCGCCGTCGTCGGTGTCCTCGGCACCGCGCTCAGCTCCGACCACAGCGACGTCGGGTTCGCCGTACCGCTGCATCCCCGGGTCCCCGGCGCGGCGGCCCCGCTCGCCGAACTGTTCGCCGAGAACGCGGCGACGGTCCCCGCGTACGGCGCCGACCTCAACCTGGCCGGGGTGCTGGAGCTGACCGGCACCGCGGTGGGGCTGGACGGCCCGCCCGGCGGCACGGGGCTCCCGGAGCCGGTCGAACGGGCGGCCGTGGTGGCCGAGTTCAGCGACTTCGAGGCAGGCCCGGCGGCCGTGCTCGGCCTGGTCGGCCCGCCGGGCAGCGGTCGTACGACGGAACTCGCGGTGCTCGCCGCGCGCCGCGCCCGCGCTGGGTATCCCACGCTGTGGCTGCGCGGCTGCGAACTGCGGGACGACGACGCCTCGGTGGCCGACGCGGCACGCCGGGCACTGACCAGGGCAGCCCCCGTCGTGGCCGCGTCCGGGCCGTGTTTCCGGCCGGCCGACCTGGGCGACACCACGCCCGAGCGCCTCGCCCACCTCGCCGGTGCCCTCGGCCGGCCCCTGCTGCTGGTCCTCGACAGCCCGGAGGAGATGCCTCCGGCGCTGGCCCGCCGCCTGGCCGGCTGGACGGACGGGACGGTGCGGTGGCTGCGGGCGACGGGCGTGCGGCTGGTCGTGGCGTGCCGGGCGGAGTACTGGGAGGGGGCGGTGTTCCCGGCGGAGGTCCTGCACCGGCCGGCCGGCGCCGAAGGGCGGCCCGCGTGTGTGCGGCTCGGCGACCTCACCGAGGGCGAGGCCCGCGAGGCCCGCCTGCGCCACGGCATCCCGGAGAGCGCCCTCGTCGACGCCGACGCCCGGCATCCCCTCACCCTGCGGCTGCTCGCCGAGATCCGGGACGCCCTCGGCGTCTTCGACGGCGCGGAAAGGGCAGGTGCTCCCGACAGTCCCAACGGCCCCGGCGCCACCGTCGGCCGGGACGACGTCTTCGCGGCCTACCTGGACCTGATGTCCCTGCGCATCGCCGTGCGTCTGGCCGCCGGGAACGGCCTGTGCGGCACGGCCGTGCGCCGGCTGGCCGCCAAGGTCGCCGGGCAGGTGCACGAGGCCGCCAGGCGCAGCCTCGGACCCGGGCCGGGGGATCTGGACCGGGAGGCGTTCGAGTCGGTGTTCCCGTGGGGGCCCGCACCGGCGCGGTTCGGCGGCGGCACCGGATGGGCGTCGGCCGTCCTCGCGGAGGGGCTGCTCGTGCCCGCCGGAGCGGGCTACCGCTTCGCCCACGAGGAACTCGCCGACTGGCTCCAGGGCCTGCACCTCGACCTCGACGAGGCCCTGCACGCCCTCGTCCACCGCCGGCAGGACGCGCAGTCCGAGCCCGTCCCGCACCACCGCATCGGGCCGGTCGTGCAGGCCCTGCTGTTCCTCGCCCGCCAGCACGGCACCGGCGAACTGGCCGCGCGGCTGGCGGAGCTGGTGCACGCCCTGGACGCCGATCCACGGTCCTGGTGGGCCGCCCGGCTGCTCGCCGGGACCCTGTCGGCCGTACCCGAGGCGACGCCGTACACGGAGGTGCTGCGGCTGCTCGCCGACCGGATCGTGGCCTGGCGGCGGCAGGACAGGCCCGTGCCGGAGGAGGTCGGGCCCGAATTCTGGGCCGGGGTACGGCTGCCGGGGGACGAGCGGTTCGCGCTGCTGAGGCGGCTGGTGCACGCCGACGGCCCGCCGTGCGAGGCCGGCCCTCGGTTCCTGGACACCGTCGCCCGGCTGCTGGCCGCCGACCCCACCGCCGTACAGCCGCTGCTGGCACGCTGGTTCGACGACGAGCAGCCGCTGCCCGCCACCCCGCACGCCACCGTGGCCACGGCCGCGCAAGCACTGCTGCACACCCACCGGCACAGCGCGCTGGACGACTTGGCGGACGCGCTCGTCGACCGCGCGCACCGGAGAGCCGACGAACTGCTCGCCGTGCTGGCCGAGGAGGAACCGTCGGCGGTGTGCCGGGCCGCCGACCGGTGGGCGCGCGACGAGCGGCCGGAGAGACGGAGTGCCGCGATGGCGCACGGCCTGCGCGTCGCGCCGCAGGTGAGCACCGGAGGCGACCGCGCCCTGCTGCGCTACGCGGCCCTCACCCTCCTCGCCCGCCCCGCCGACCGGGCCCTGCACGGCGGCGCCCTGGCCCTTCTGGTCCAGGACCCGCTCACCCGGGCCCGGTATCTGCCGCGGGCGCTGGAGCACTTCGCGGCGGGCGACCCGCACCTCCCGCCGGACGCCCTGGCCGCCGCCCTCCTGGCCCACCCCGAGCCGGTCCTCGGTGCCTTCGCGGTGCGGCTGGAGCGGCCGGACGCGGAGGAGGCACTGCGGGCGCTCGCCGACGCCACCCCGCCCGGCCTGGTCCGGCGGGTCGCCGCGCTGGTGGGGCAGGCGGCACAGCGGCGGCCGGAACTCGCCGGGCACGTGGCCGCGTACGTGGACCAGCGGCTCGACCGGGGCCCTGCCGCCCGGACGGTGCTCCTGCCCCTGGTCACCGGCCTGCTGGAGGACGGCCCGGCGCGGCTGCGGTGCGCCCTCGCCGCGATCCTCACCCCGCCCGGCATCCCCGCCTCCCGTCCGCTGCGCCGCGAGCTGCGCGACGCGCTCCTGGCCCGCGAGCACGACACCGACGTCCTGGACGCGCTGCTGCACGGCGCCGCCCGCAACGGCGGCGACGACCTGCGCGACCTCGTCCGCCGCATCGGACTGCTCCTGGCGCGCACCCCGGAGGGTGCCGCCCGCTTCGACCGCGCCCTGGTCGACCTCGGCCGGCACGTGCCGGGCTTCGCCGCCCGCGTGGCCCGCTGGCTGGCCGACGCGCCCGAGGAATGGGCGGCGCTGGTCGGGCCGAGCTCCCACCGGACGATCGAGTCTCTGGCCGGGGTACACGTCCCCGCCTGAAGGATCGCGCACGCCGGACGGGGCCGCGGCGTCGTGCGCCCTGTCACAGCCCCCATGCCGATGCGGGCCGCAGACACCCGGCATGGCACCCTTAGACCTGCGTACGAGGCAACCAGGAACAACCACGGACACCGGTTCGACGAGCTTTCGACAAGGAGCAGGCACAGTGCAGCGCTGGCGTGGCTTGGAGGACATCCCCCAGGACTGGGGGCGCAGCGTCGTCACCATCGGCTCCTACGACGGAGTCCACCGCGGACACCAGCTGATCATCCGGCATGCCGTGAACCGCGCCCGGGAGCTGGGCGTGCCCGCCGT
This region of Streptomyces caelestis genomic DNA includes:
- a CDS encoding trypsin-like peptidase domain-containing protein — its product is MTSRNRSGETHDSAADSPDRPGTTQQTTEAADGGAPGPALVRIHDLAGRPRGTGFLADHHGTLVTSHEAVDGLPRLVLHGAGDRRRVVSADAVIPLPALGLALVRTEGLGVPPLPVTVRGGAGTGAYVRIAADGWREARVLGSTAVTYTATARLHRLDGALELAVGTAGRDALRLGGGAAGGPVLDAATGAVVGVLGTALSSDHSDVGFAVPLHPRVPGAAAPLAELFAENAATVPAYGADLNLAGVLELTGTAVGLDGPPGGTGLPEPVERAAVVAEFSDFEAGPAAVLGLVGPPGSGRTTELAVLAARRARAGYPTLWLRGCELRDDDASVADAARRALTRAAPVVAASGPCFRPADLGDTTPERLAHLAGALGRPLLLVLDSPEEMPPALARRLAGWTDGTVRWLRATGVRLVVACRAEYWEGAVFPAEVLHRPAGAEGRPACVRLGDLTEGEAREARLRHGIPESALVDADARHPLTLRLLAEIRDALGVFDGAERAGAPDSPNGPGATVGRDDVFAAYLDLMSLRIAVRLAAGNGLCGTAVRRLAAKVAGQVHEAARRSLGPGPGDLDREAFESVFPWGPAPARFGGGTGWASAVLAEGLLVPAGAGYRFAHEELADWLQGLHLDLDEALHALVHRRQDAQSEPVPHHRIGPVVQALLFLARQHGTGELAARLAELVHALDADPRSWWAARLLAGTLSAVPEATPYTEVLRLLADRIVAWRRQDRPVPEEVGPEFWAGVRLPGDERFALLRRLVHADGPPCEAGPRFLDTVARLLAADPTAVQPLLARWFDDEQPLPATPHATVATAAQALLHTHRHSALDDLADALVDRAHRRADELLAVLAEEEPSAVCRAADRWARDERPERRSAAMAHGLRVAPQVSTGGDRALLRYAALTLLARPADRALHGGALALLVQDPLTRARYLPRALEHFAAGDPHLPPDALAAALLAHPEPVLGAFAVRLERPDAEEALRALADATPPGLVRRVAALVGQAAQRRPELAGHVAAYVDQRLDRGPAARTVLLPLVTGLLEDGPARLRCALAAILTPPGIPASRPLRRELRDALLAREHDTDVLDALLHGAARNGGDDLRDLVRRIGLLLARTPEGAARFDRALVDLGRHVPGFAARVARWLADAPEEWAALVGPSSHRTIESLAGVHVPA